One Solanum pennellii chromosome 9, SPENNV200 DNA segment encodes these proteins:
- the LOC107031459 gene encoding 40S ribosomal protein S23, with product MGKTRGMGAGRKLKSHRRRQRWADKSYKKSHLGNEWKKPFAGSSHAKGIVLEKIGIEAKQPNSAIRKCARVQLIKNGKKIAAFVPNDGCLNYIEENDEVLIAGFGRKGHAVGDIPGVRFKVVKVSGVSLLALFKEKKEKPRS from the exons ATGGG GAAGACACGTGGAATGGGAGCTGGACGCAAGCTGAAGTCCCACCGCAGAAGACAAAGGTGGGCTGACAAGTCCTACAAGAAGTCCCATCTTGGTAACGAATGGAAGAAGCCATTTGCTGGATCTTCCCATGCTAAAGGCATTGTGCTCGAGAAGAT AGGTATTGAGGCTAAACAGCCAAATTCTGCTATTCGTAAATGTGCTAGGGTTCAACTCATCAAGAATGGGAAAAAGATTGCTGCTTTTGTCCCTAATGATGGTTGCTTGAACTACATCGAAGAAAAC GATGAAGTGTTGATTGCTGGATTTGGTCGTAAGGGTCACGCCGTGGGAGATATTCCCGGAGTTCGTTTCAAGGTGGTGAAGGTTTCTGGTGTCTCTCTTCTAGCTCTCTTCaaggagaagaaggagaagcCAAGATCTTAA